The Chloroflexota bacterium genome segment GCGGATCCTGCGGCTTCTCCTTGACGTAGGCGATCTTGCCGTTCTCGATCTTCGGGACGCCGAGGTGGCGCAGGTGCTGCGGGTCGCTCATCTCCTTGAGCAGCACGCGCCCGCCCCTCTCCTGCTTGCGGAAGTTCTCCACGTACGGCTCGATGGACTCTTCGAGGATGTTGTCTCCGAGCATCACGACGAACTTGTCGCCGTCGACGAAGTTCTCGGTCAACCCGAGCGCCTCGGCGATGCCGCCGGCCTTCTCCTGGTACGCGTAGCTGAGATGCTTCAGCCCAAACTCGCTGCCGTTGCCCAGCAAACGCAGGAACTCGCCCGCGTGGTTGCCGCCCGTCACCACCATGATGTCGTTGATGCCGGCGTTCACCAGCGTCTCGATGGGGTAGTAGATCATCGGCTTGGTGTAGACCGGCAGCAGGTGCTTGTTGGTGATGCGCGTCATCGGGTGGAGCCGGGTGCCCGTGCCGCCCGCCAGAATCACGCCCTTCATCGCGTCGTTCTCCTCCGCTTCGTGCGAACCAGGAAAGTCTACTTCGAGACGCTGAGGTAGTCGTTCTGGCCCTTCTCGGCCTTCACGTTTGTGAGCACGACGCCCAGCAGCCGTGCGCCAACCCGTTCGAGCTGTTCCCGCGCTCGGCGGGCCGGATCGCGGCGAGTGCGGCCAGAATCGACCACCAGCAGCACGCCGTCCACGCGGGCCGCCAGAATCGCGGCATCCGAGACACTCGTCACGGGCGCGGCATCCAGCAGGATGACGTCACCCTGCGCGGCAATGGTATCAAGCGCCCGCCCAAACCGCGCGGACGCGAGCAGTTCTGACGGGTTCGGGGGCGGCGGACCGGCCGCCACGACGCTCACGCCGCTCAGCCCCGTCGCCTGAAGCGGCGGCGCGAGGCCCTCGTCCAGCACCATCGAGGTCAGGCCGGGCGTGTCCGTGAGCCCGAACAGCCCGTGCAACGTCGGCCGCCGCAGGTCGCAATCCACCGCCACGATGCGCCGCCCACTCTCGGCCATCGCCGCTGCAAGGTTCGCCAGCACCACCGTCTTGCCCTCGTTGGGCGCCACGCTGGTGACCAGCAGGGTTTTCACGTCCTGATCGAGGCTGGAGAACCTGATGTTCGTGCTGAGGGATCGATACGCCTCGGCGGCTGCCGAGCGCGGAGCCTGGATCATCACCAGGCCGGTGCCGCTCTTCGCGGTATCCGAGACGCCACTCATCGAGCTTGCTCCGTCGCTCGTCCGACCACCGACGGCGTGTCTGCCGGCGTGCTGGCGCGGGCATCGGCGCGGGGAATCCGTCCGAGCACGACGGTCCCGAGCGCCTTCTCCACATCAGCGGCGGTCTTGAGCGTGTCATCAAGATAGTCGACGATCAGGGCCAGGAGCGCCCCGACCAGCAGCCCGAGCAGCAGCGCCACTCCGGCGATCGCACGAGTTTGCGGCCAGACCAGCCGCGCAGGCGACGGCCGGTCGAGGATCGAGACGATGGCGCGGTCGCCGGTCGGGATGCCCTGGTTGCGGGCCGCGTGCTGCTCCTCGAAGACCTGCGCCGTCGCCAGCACGATGGTCTCGACGCGGCCGGGGTTCACGTCATCTGCTTCGATCTGGATCTGCCCGCTCGGCACAATCGCCTCGGCGCGCAGCTTGTCGAGGACGGCCTGCGCGCCCAGGTCGAGCCGCTGCCGCTGATCGACCTCGCGGGCAACATCTGTCGTGCGGACACGCTGCGCGAGCTGCGGCAGCTGCCGTTCGAGCGCGAGCTGCTGGCCGTTGTCGAAGCGCGCGCTGACTTCGAGTCGGATCGACGACCGGTAGATCGGCGTCTGCATCCGTGCGTAGACCATAGCCACGGCTGTGGCGCTGATGGCGACCAACAGTATCACCCACCAGCGCCGGCGCAGAATTCCGAGCGAGTCCCTCAGGTCCAGAACAAACCTCGACCACCTGGCGACGACCCGGCCGTGTCGTCACGGCGCGGGATTATGCGGACGCCTTTTGCATGCTGTCAAGATATGCGAGCCGTCGTTCAGCCCGGCTGCGCTCCGAGTGCGCGCTCCAGAAAGTCCGCGATCTTCGGGTAGGCGTCGAGCTTGTTCGGCAGCTTCGCCAATCCGTGACCCTCGTTCTCGTAGCGGTGGTACTCGACCGGCCGGCCCAGCTCCGTCAGCTTCGCGACCAGTTGCTCGGCCTCGTGGATCGGGACGCGTGGATCGTTGGCCCCGTGCACCACGAACAGCGGCGCGACGATCCTGTCCGCCTTGTGGATCGGCGAGATCGAGACCAGGAAGTCGTAGTGGTGCTCCAGAGAGCCATACTCAGCCTCCCGGAGACGCCGCCGCCAGGGGCCGGTCCGCTCCATGAATGTGACGAAGTTGGCGATGCCGACGATGTCCACGCCCGCCGCCCAGAGCTCCGGGTGCTCGGTCAGGGCGGCCAGCACCATGAAGCCGCCGTAGCTGCCGCCCATCACGCCGATGCGCTTCGGATGCGCCAGCCCGGCCTGGACTGCCCAGGCCGCGCCGGCCGCCAGATCCTTGACCGAGTCCATGCGCTTCTCGACATCGTCCAGCTTGAGGTAGGTCTTGCCGTAGCCAGAGCTGCCGCGCACGTTCGGCGCGATCACCGTGAGCCCACGATTCGCCAGGAACTGGATCACCGGGTTGAAGACGGCCCGCGTCTGTGACTCCGGCCCGCCGTGCACGAAGAAGACAGCAGCCCCAGTACCATCCCGAGGCGCGTCGGGCGGCGAGAAGACGAAGGCCGGGATCGTCCGCCCGTCGAAGGTCGGGTACTCGATCAGCTCAGCAGGAGCCAGCTCGGCGACAGCCAGGCCAGCGCGCCAGGCGCTCGTCACCTGCGAGGCACGCGCCGTGGCGACGGACACGCTGAAGATGTCCGGCGGACAGGTCGGCTCGCTGAACGCGAACAGCGCCGCGCTGGAGTCCGGCAGCCACGAGAAGGTCGGCACCCAGCGGTAGCCGTCGTGCGCCTGCCCGGCCGGCAGGTCGATCTTGCGGTCTCCGCCGTCAGCAAGCTCGCGCAGGCGGACCTCGGAGATCCCGCCGCGATTGAGCGTGTAGATCAGTTGCTCGCCGTTGGGCGAGAGCGCGAACGCGTCCACATCGCAGGCCGGCGTGAGCCGGGGCACCAGTTGCCCCGTCTCCGCGTCGAAGGCCACCAGCGCCAGGAACTCACGGCCGACGTCAGAGATCGCCAGGATCTGCCGGCCGTCCTCGGTCCAGGTCAGATTCTCGTAGACGGCCGGGGTGCCGCCCGGCGTGAGACGGGTCACCCCGCCCGTCTGCACGTCCAGGATGAAGACGGTCTGTTCGGACGGCGTGTCCAGGCGGCGCACCAGCAGCCGCTGCCCGTCTGGCGAGAACTGACTGGCGTAGCTGCTCCCGTCGGTCTGCCAGAGCACGCGCCGCGCTCCGGTCTCGACGTTCAACAGCTCCACGTCGAAGCAGCGTGGATCGCGACGATTCGTCGAGAGCGCAATCGTCTTGTTGTCCGGGTGCCAGCTTCCGAACAGATGGATCGTCTCGGGATCGTCAGTCAGCGGGACGGGCAGCTCGCCCGGGCGGTCCAGCAGAAACAGCTGCGTACGCTCGGCCCCACCCACGTCCGCCGCGACGATCAGCCGGCCCGGCAGCCGCGATGGGTACGCCGCCTGGGCCCGGTCGAGATTCACCACCAGCGGCTCGGGCCATGCGCCTTCCTCGCCCAGGGGCAGCGACCAGAGGGCCGGCACGCCTGTCAGGTCAGACAGGAAATACAGGCGGCGACCGCTGCCGTCGACCGTCGGACCGTACACTGACCGGGCGTTCAGAAACTGCTCGAACCGATACGTCATCCCGTGGTCCTCGCCTCACCGTCGCACTCGGCAGCGGCGGTCATCCACGTCGACCGCGTCAACCGCGCGCCTGGCGTCAACTCCCGGGCGTTCGGATACCGCCCAGACGCTCGCCAGACGGGAATGATACCGTGCGCGCCGCACTCAGTCGGCACGCATCCTGCTTTACCACCTCGCGAGCGGCCAAGGCCGCCGGGGTGCAGGGCGCTTTGGCCCTGCTCACGATACTCGGACTGAGGAGCAAGACACCATGGCTGGACGCAAGGATGAGATCGTTGGCGGCGTGAAGAAGGGTCTCGGCAAGCTGACCGGCGACCGTGCGCTTGAAGCCGAAGGCACGGCGCAGCAGGCCCACGGCGAGGCCGAGCGCAAGATGAGCGGCGCGGCCCAGGAGGTCAAGGGCAACATCAAGAAGGCGGCAGGGTCGGTCCTCGGGTCGCCGACGCTGAAGGCTGAGGGCGAGGCCGACAAGATCGCGGGGCGCGTCGAGCGCGCCTGATCCACGCCATCACCTTGAGAGCCTGTTGCAGCCGCCACCCTCGTCGGAATCTCACCGCGAGGGTGGCGGCAATTGTTACGGCCCGCATATAGTGCGCGCACATCGAACGACAGGTGGAGCGCAGGTGGCGCCGTCTATCGTCTGGGGCATCGGTATCGGCCTCGTGATCGGGCTGGCGGACTCGATCACGGTCTTCCTCGAGGCGCATGCGATGGCGCCCGAATTGCCGATCTCTGAAGTCAACCTTCTGCTGAATATCGGGCTGTACTCGCTGATCGGCTTTCGGGTCGGCCGGGCGATGGGTCTCGTGCGCGACGCTGCCGAGGGCGGCGTCCTGGCCGGCTTCGTGGTCGCCCTGATCGACATCGGCTTCCTGCTGCTGCTCAAGCCAACGGTCGGGAGCCTCGCCGTCAGCTCGTGGATCGACGCCGTAGCGATCCTGGCGCAAAACGTTGCGATGGGCGGCGTCATCGGGATCGTCACCGGGTGGTTCGGCAGCCGGGACGAGGAGAGTAACTCGGCGTCGCGCCTGTAACGGCGTGATCCCGCCAGGCCGCCGGATCAGGCCACTCTGACCGATCCGAGAGCGCCGCCCGATCAGGGAGCGATCACCGCGTAGACCCGTGGTCCGAGGATCACCGCGCCGGTCGTCGCCGCCGCCATCGCCGCCAGCAGCACCCCGCCGGCCGCCACGTCCTTCGCCACCTTTGCCAGCGGATGGACGACCGGCGTCGTCAGGTCAACCACGGCCTCGATGGCCGTGTTGACGGCCTCGCCCACCATCACGAGCCCGATTGCCAGCACGAGCACCCCGAACTCGGCCGCCGTGACGCCGACGCCGACGGCCACAGCCAGCACGGCGGCCATCGCCGTCAGATGGACCCGGAAGTTGGGCTGCGTGCGGGCGAGATAGCCGATCCCCTCCCAGGCGTACCCAAAGCTGCGAAGAGTTCGCATCCAGGCCGCTCGCGACGGGACTGGTCGTTCCGGTCGTTCGATGAGCGGGAGCCTCTCGTCAGCGGTCACGACCACGCTCAGGCGTCGCGCGTCAGTCCGGCGACGAGCAGCGCCGCCTCTTCGCGCGCACGCATCGTCGCCTGCTCGTCGGGCGCCTCGTGGTCGTGCCCCATAATGTGCAGCACGCCGTGCACGATCAGGTAGGCCAGCTCCCGCTCCACGGAGTGGCCGTACTCCTCGGCCTGCTCCACGGCGCGCGGATACGAGACGATCACGTCGCCAAGCTCGCGCGGCACATCTGGCGGCAGCAGAAACCGCCCGTCCGCCTCGTCGTCGGCCTCCAACAGCGGAAACGAGAGCACGTCCGTGGCCTTGTCGATGCCGCGATGCTGCTGGTTGATCTGCCGGATCTCCTCGTCGTCCACCAGCGTGACGGTGAGCACGACCGGACCCGAGACCCCCTCGCCTCGCAGGGCCGCCTCGCAGACGGCCCGGATGCGCCGGCGGTCCGGCTTCGCCCCGCTCTTGCGGCGGACGTGAAAGCGCAGGTCGAGATTCAGGGTCGGCGTCTGGGGAGCGTCGAGCGTCATCGTGGGTCAGTCCCTAGCGGCCCGGCTCGCCAGCCGGCGCGACCAGCTCGCCGGCAACGGCCGGCGGCGCGACCACCACCGGGGCCGGTGCGCGCTCCGGGTACTCGATGCGCGGATGGTACATGCCGATCAGGATGGCCCGGAAGGCGTCCTTGATCCGTTGCACGTCCCGCAGCGTCAGGTCGCAGTCGTCAAGCTGCCCCTCGGACACGCGCCCCATCACCAGCTTCTCGACCAGGTTCGTGATCGCCTCAGCAGAGTGGTCGCGGCTGGCGCGGGCCGCCGCCTCGACCGAGTCCGCCATCATCAAAATCGCGCCTTCCTTGGTCTGCGGGCGCGGACCCGGGTATTTGAAGCGCTGTGGGTCTGGCGGGTGCTGCCCGGTCGAGGCCGCCGCATCGACCGCCTGGTCGTAGAAGAAGCTCACCAGGCGGGTGCCGTGGTGCTGCGGGATCAGCTCGCGGACGGCCGGCGGCACCCCATACTGCTCGCACAGCTCGACGCCGTCCCGCACGTGCGCCCGCACGATGTCGGCGCTGACTTCCGGCTCCAGCGTCTCGTGGACGTTCTCGCCACCGGCCTGATTCTCGACGAAGAAGTACGGTCGGCGCAGCTTCCCGATGTCGTGGTAGTACGCTCCGACGCGAACCAGGAGCGGGTCGGCCCCGACTTCCTCGGCGGCGCGCTCGGCGAGATTGCCGACCATGATGCTGTGGTGGTAGGTGCCGGGCGCTTCCATGAGCAGGCGGCGCAGCAGCGGCTGGGTCGGATTTGCCAGCTCCAGGAGCTGCATGGTCGTCGTGATGCCGAACAGGCGGCCCAGCACATAGGTCGCGCCGAGGGCCAGCGTGGACGAGACCACGCCGTTCACGCCGCAGAACGCGGCGATCCGCGCAAGCGTCCAGACATCCTCACCGCGCTGGGCGAGCTGGAACGCGACGACCACGGCGATCTGGGTGAGCGCCACCAGGAGTCCGGCGACGAAGAAGACGTGCAGGCGTTCCCGCCGCCAGACCGCCCCCGCCGCCACCACACTGGTCGCGAGCGCCAGGGTCGCGGCCTCCAGCGACGTGCCCGCCACGAAGCCAACCAGCACCCCGAGCAGCGCGCCGATCACAATGGCGAGGCGGCCGTCGATGAGCGTCGCGATGAGCATCGCGACGGCCGGCAGCGGGAAGGCGTAGATGAGGATCGGGAACGACGGGAGCACGAACTTCGCCGACACCACCGTCACAATCACCAGCAGCGCGATCAGGCCGAGGCTCCGATCCTGGGTGGCGAGGTTCTGGTGGAACGCCACGATGTAGGCCGCGATCATCGACATCGTCAGCACCGCGAATGCCGCCGCCGCCCCGACCTTCCGCCAGTCGGTCGTCGGGTTGCGTAGACCCAGCAGGTCGAGCTTCTCGATGTCCGCCGCCCCGACCACCTGGCCTTCGCGCAGCACCGTCTCATCCCGCTCGACGGTGACCTGCACCGGCGCGACGGCCTCTTCCGCCTCCTTACGCAGCCGCTGCGTCGCTTCCTTGTTCGGGACAAGGTTCCCACCGACGAACCGGCTGGCAAGATCGACCGCCAGCAATCGCTCGGACTCGGTCAACTGGTCGCTGACCCGCAGCGGCAGCTCCCGGACCACCTCCGAGACGCGCCATTCTGGCAGCTTGTCCTTGAGCGCTTCCCAGAGCAGGCGTTGCGCCTCGCTGGAGACCGAGTACCAGCGGGCATCGTCAAGGGCGGCCAGGGCTGTGATCGACGGCTCCTCAAGTGGCGGCTGCCCGAGGCGCGACAACTGGCCTTTCCGCTGGTCGATGCTCTGCCCCGGGGCGTTCCGCGCCGCCGAGATGCTCTGCAGCAGGCTGTTCAGACCGGCCCGCTGACGCTGCACCATCGACGGGTCGATCTCGACGACTTCCTGGACCCGCTCGGCCGCCTTCTCACGCTCGGCCTTGGTGAGGACCGGGCTGGTATAGGTCAGCTTGCGCGGCGAAGAGATGTTGCGAAGGCTGACTTCGCCCTCGCGGACCTCGACGGCCAACGGCACGATGTTGACGCTCAGCAGGCCCCAGACCACCAGCGAGAGCAGCCCGAACACGCCGGCAATACGCAACGCGCTGCGAGGCGCCTCCTGGCGAGCGCGCGTGCGCGAGCGGCGCTGGCGCGGCAGCGAGCCACTGACAGAACTCATCGCGACACTCCAACCACGCCGGGACTGGCCGTTCCGCCCTGCGCGGGCGTGGCGGGCAGGCTATCCAGCTGCACCCGTCAGGATGTTGCGGACGATCTCGCTGACGATCTTCATGTCAGCCTTGCCGCGCAGCTTCGGAGAGAGCGCCGCCATGGCCGCGCCCTGGGCCTTGAGTCCAGTGCTGAGGTCCATGCCGGCCAGCGTCTCGCGCACCACGACCTCGACCTGCTCGCGCGGCATCAGCTGCGGCAGGTACTTCTCGATCACCGCGAGCTGAGCCTCCTCGCGGGCGGCGAGGTCAGCCCGGTTGCCCTTGCGGAACTGGTCAATCGACTCGCGGTGCTGCTTCACCTGGCGGTTGACGACCCGCACGGCGTCATCGTCGGTCAACGTGTACGGTGCTCCCAGGTTCAGGACGCTGACGTCCACCGAGTTGAGGTTCGGGTAGCCGGCCTTCTTGGCGGCCGCGAGCACCTGCTGCTGCTGAAGGTCCAGCTCCTCCTTCTTGAGGGCAGCCCGCAACATCCGGACCGCGTCGCGGCGCACTTCATCGCCCGACCGCATGGCATCCTTCAGTTCATCCGTTAGCTTCTGCTCGATCTCGGTGGCCACAGCTCGCTCTCACCAGGAGTCGGTCTCTCGGGATCGAGTATACACCCGTCCCGCGCCGCGCACGCGCATTGCGCGGGCAGGGCAATCGCATGTTCGTTGGCGTTCCCAGAACGTGGTGAGACGCGCTCAACATGCACGCCCATTGTGCGGCATTCGGGCAACCACCGGCCCGACGCGGACTGCGGGGTCTGGCCCCCTGCGTCCGAGATTGCCTTTGCACCTGGAACGGTCTACCATCAGCACGCGATGGAGATCCTGGAACGGCTTCTGCCCTCGTACTGGTGGACCGATCCCTCGGACGCGATTGGCGGGCCGCTGTGGGCGGCTTTCGCAGCGCTGCTCGGGCTGATGCTGGTGGCCGGAGTTGCCGCGTGGCTGTTGGCCCCACGCCTCGCGCCACACCACAGCCTGCACCGACGCCTGATCGTGCGGGCTGCGAAGTGGGTCGTGGGGTTTGCCGTCTGCGGGCTGTTCCTGCTGCTCTTCCGCTGGCAGCAGACGCCGTTCCTGTCCAGGCGGCTCTGGCTGTTCGTCTGGCTGGGGGCGGTGGTCGCCGCTGGCGTGTTCGCCCAACGCTACCGCACGCGGACCTACCCGGAGGCGCTGGCCGCCTGGAACGACGAGGACCGCATCCGCCGGTACCTGCCGAAGCGCAGCCAGAGCGGCGGGCACCGGGGCGGCCACGCTCACCGCCCCAAGGGCCGCCGTCGCCGTTAGGACGAGCACCCCGTCCGGAGGCC includes the following:
- a CDS encoding HDIG domain-containing protein, yielding MSSVSGSLPRQRRSRTRARQEAPRSALRIAGVFGLLSLVVWGLLSVNIVPLAVEVREGEVSLRNISSPRKLTYTSPVLTKAEREKAAERVQEVVEIDPSMVQRQRAGLNSLLQSISAARNAPGQSIDQRKGQLSRLGQPPLEEPSITALAALDDARWYSVSSEAQRLLWEALKDKLPEWRVSEVVRELPLRVSDQLTESERLLAVDLASRFVGGNLVPNKEATQRLRKEAEEAVAPVQVTVERDETVLREGQVVGAADIEKLDLLGLRNPTTDWRKVGAAAAFAVLTMSMIAAYIVAFHQNLATQDRSLGLIALLVIVTVVSAKFVLPSFPILIYAFPLPAVAMLIATLIDGRLAIVIGALLGVLVGFVAGTSLEAATLALATSVVAAGAVWRRERLHVFFVAGLLVALTQIAVVVAFQLAQRGEDVWTLARIAAFCGVNGVVSSTLALGATYVLGRLFGITTTMQLLELANPTQPLLRRLLMEAPGTYHHSIMVGNLAERAAEEVGADPLLVRVGAYYHDIGKLRRPYFFVENQAGGENVHETLEPEVSADIVRAHVRDGVELCEQYGVPPAVRELIPQHHGTRLVSFFYDQAVDAAASTGQHPPDPQRFKYPGPRPQTKEGAILMMADSVEAAARASRDHSAEAITNLVEKLVMGRVSEGQLDDCDLTLRDVQRIKDAFRAILIGMYHPRIEYPERAPAPVVVAPPAVAGELVAPAGEPGR
- a CDS encoding diacylglycerol kinase family protein → MRTLRSFGYAWEGIGYLARTQPNFRVHLTAMAAVLAVAVGVGVTAAEFGVLVLAIGLVMVGEAVNTAIEAVVDLTTPVVHPLAKVAKDVAAGGVLLAAMAAATTGAVILGPRVYAVIAP
- a CDS encoding GatB/YqeY domain-containing protein, with protein sequence MATEIEQKLTDELKDAMRSGDEVRRDAVRMLRAALKKEELDLQQQQVLAAAKKAGYPNLNSVDVSVLNLGAPYTLTDDDAVRVVNRQVKQHRESIDQFRKGNRADLAAREEAQLAVIEKYLPQLMPREQVEVVVRETLAGMDLSTGLKAQGAAMAALSPKLRGKADMKIVSEIVRNILTGAAG
- a CDS encoding CpsD/CapB family tyrosine-protein kinase, with translation MSGVSDTAKSGTGLVMIQAPRSAAAEAYRSLSTNIRFSSLDQDVKTLLVTSVAPNEGKTVVLANLAAAMAESGRRIVAVDCDLRRPTLHGLFGLTDTPGLTSMVLDEGLAPPLQATGLSGVSVVAAGPPPPNPSELLASARFGRALDTIAAQGDVILLDAAPVTSVSDAAILAARVDGVLLVVDSGRTRRDPARRAREQLERVGARLLGVVLTNVKAEKGQNDYLSVSK
- a CDS encoding NTP transferase domain-containing protein; this encodes MKGVILAGGTGTRLHPMTRITNKHLLPVYTKPMIYYPIETLVNAGINDIMVVTGGNHAGEFLRLLGNGSEFGLKHLSYAYQEKAGGIAEALGLTENFVDGDKFVVMLGDNILEESIEPYVENFRKQERGGRVLLKEMSDPQHLRHLGVPKIENGKIAYVKEKPQDPPSQYAVIGIYMYDASVFDIVAAVQPSARGELEITDVNNAYINRGEMEYDVINGFWGDAGESIDVYYDVIDYVRAHGVNKKTVTGGAGVS
- a CDS encoding S9 family peptidase, whose amino-acid sequence is MTYRFEQFLNARSVYGPTVDGSGRRLYFLSDLTGVPALWSLPLGEEGAWPEPLVVNLDRAQAAYPSRLPGRLIVAADVGGAERTQLFLLDRPGELPVPLTDDPETIHLFGSWHPDNKTIALSTNRRDPRCFDVELLNVETGARRVLWQTDGSSYASQFSPDGQRLLVRRLDTPSEQTVFILDVQTGGVTRLTPGGTPAVYENLTWTEDGRQILAISDVGREFLALVAFDAETGQLVPRLTPACDVDAFALSPNGEQLIYTLNRGGISEVRLRELADGGDRKIDLPAGQAHDGYRWVPTFSWLPDSSAALFAFSEPTCPPDIFSVSVATARASQVTSAWRAGLAVAELAPAELIEYPTFDGRTIPAFVFSPPDAPRDGTGAAVFFVHGGPESQTRAVFNPVIQFLANRGLTVIAPNVRGSSGYGKTYLKLDDVEKRMDSVKDLAAGAAWAVQAGLAHPKRIGVMGGSYGGFMVLAALTEHPELWAAGVDIVGIANFVTFMERTGPWRRRLREAEYGSLEHHYDFLVSISPIHKADRIVAPLFVVHGANDPRVPIHEAEQLVAKLTELGRPVEYHRYENEGHGLAKLPNKLDAYPKIADFLERALGAQPG
- a CDS encoding CsbD family protein, encoding MAGRKDEIVGGVKKGLGKLTGDRALEAEGTAQQAHGEAERKMSGAAQEVKGNIKKAAGSVLGSPTLKAEGEADKIAGRVERA
- the ybeY gene encoding rRNA maturation RNase YbeY; its protein translation is MTLDAPQTPTLNLDLRFHVRRKSGAKPDRRRIRAVCEAALRGEGVSGPVVLTVTLVDDEEIRQINQQHRGIDKATDVLSFPLLEADDEADGRFLLPPDVPRELGDVIVSYPRAVEQAEEYGHSVERELAYLIVHGVLHIMGHDHEAPDEQATMRAREEAALLVAGLTRDA